From a single Cupriavidus taiwanensis LMG 19424 genomic region:
- the glnL gene encoding nitrogen regulation protein NR(II), whose amino-acid sequence MRRLIRGVSRKAGSADGARAEPSAAEPAPPEAGARVLSIGAAAFHAGLDVVANPVLLVRQPGLRVVYANPAAEATFGVSRKGMVELTLPDLFGKSDELHNMLDTVVTRQFDVRRQDLILHPPLQDPIHVHVVIAALEAVSDTVVVEILPNEQKVRSDREERILDLTSANKELIRNLAHEIKNPLGGIRGAAQLLEFELPERSLREYTQVIIKESDRLQTLVDRLLEPHRHPHIVSSLNIHEVLERVRSVVLAEFPNGLEIVRDYDASLPELRGDMEQLIQAVLNIVHNAAQALADRIARGDAQIVLRTRIARQVTIAKRLFKLALDLHVIDNGPGIPEDIRERIFYPLVSGRDGGSGLGLTLAQTFVQQHEGLIECESRPGCTDFRILLPLH is encoded by the coding sequence ATGCGTCGCCTGATTCGCGGAGTGTCACGCAAGGCCGGCAGTGCCGATGGGGCGCGGGCCGAGCCGTCCGCGGCGGAGCCGGCGCCGCCCGAAGCCGGCGCGCGCGTGCTGAGCATCGGCGCGGCGGCGTTCCATGCCGGCCTCGACGTGGTCGCCAATCCGGTGCTGCTGGTACGCCAGCCGGGGCTGCGCGTGGTGTACGCGAATCCGGCCGCCGAGGCCACCTTCGGCGTGTCGCGCAAGGGCATGGTCGAACTGACGCTGCCCGACCTGTTCGGCAAATCCGATGAGCTGCACAACATGCTCGACACGGTGGTGACGCGGCAGTTCGACGTGCGCCGGCAGGACCTGATCCTGCATCCGCCGCTGCAGGATCCCATCCACGTGCACGTGGTGATCGCCGCGCTCGAGGCGGTCAGCGACACCGTGGTGGTCGAGATCCTGCCCAACGAGCAGAAGGTGCGCAGCGACCGCGAAGAGCGCATCCTCGACCTGACCTCGGCCAACAAGGAGCTGATCCGCAACCTTGCCCACGAGATCAAGAACCCGCTGGGCGGCATCCGCGGCGCGGCGCAGCTGCTGGAGTTCGAGCTGCCCGAGCGCTCGCTGCGCGAGTACACGCAGGTCATCATCAAGGAGTCGGACCGGCTGCAGACGCTGGTCGACCGGCTGCTGGAGCCGCACCGGCATCCGCATATCGTATCGAGCCTGAATATCCACGAGGTGCTCGAGCGCGTGCGCTCGGTGGTGCTGGCCGAGTTTCCCAACGGGCTGGAGATCGTGCGCGACTACGACGCCAGCCTGCCCGAGCTGCGTGGCGACATGGAGCAGCTGATCCAGGCGGTGCTCAACATCGTCCACAACGCGGCGCAGGCGCTGGCCGACCGCATCGCACGCGGCGATGCGCAGATCGTGCTGCGCACGCGCATCGCGCGGCAGGTCACGATCGCCAAGCGCCTGTTCAAGCTGGCATTGGACTTGCATGTGATCGACAACGGCCCGGGCATCCCCGAAGACATCCGCGAACGCATCTTCTATCCGCTGGTATCGGGCAGGGATGGCGGCAGCGGACTGGGTCTCACACTCGCTCAAACCTTCGTGCAGCAGCACGAGGGCTTGATCGAATGCGAGAGCAGGCCGGGCTGTACCGACTTCCGTATCCTGCTGCCGCTGCACTAG